AAGGACGAATGAATATCTCCCACAAAAGTTCGCGTTTTTTATTCGTCGATGCAGACCTGGCGCAAGAGGTGAGCCACCTCAATGTTGTGCTGAATTGGTTTGAGGAGTTAAATAGTAAGGTACCGTCCGGGAAGAGGTTCTTCGGGATAAAGTTTTGATTTGCAGCAGCTCTACGTAAAAACCAGAGACGAGTGGCGAAAATGGTTATCCGAACACCACCAAACAGAAAGGGAACTCTGGCTGGTATTCTTCAAAAAAGAAACCGGAAAGCCCTCCATTGAATATGACGCTTCCGTTGAAGAAGCGCTCTGCTTTGGCTGGGTTGACAGTATCATCAAAAAAATCGATGCTGAAAAATACGCCCGGAAATTCACACCAAGAAAATCCGAAAGTCCCTGGTCCGAGTCTAATAAAACGCGTGTGAAGAAAATGATCGAGCAG
This region of candidate division KSB1 bacterium genomic DNA includes:
- a CDS encoding YdeI/OmpD-associated family protein, giving the protein MQQLYVKTRDEWRKWLSEHHQTERELWLVFFKKETGKPSIEYDASVEEALCFGWVDSIIKKIDAEKYARKFTPRKSESPWSESNKTRVKKMIEQGRMAESGLARVQEAKQHGLWYKSTRPNISFEIPWEFERALQQNKEAQEFFEQLAPSYQKQYIGWIVVAKRPETREKRIKESIALLKKGEKLGMK